Proteins from a genomic interval of Stenotrophomonas maltophilia R551-3:
- a CDS encoding NAD kinase — protein sequence MSDTPRIAFLASTTEPAQMARAAMVSRYGDHAPEQADVLCPLGGDGFMLQTLHRHGHLGKPVFGMKLGTVGFLMNQYRGDDDVQARIARAEPANLRPLEMVALTESGTSTGSLAYNDVSLLRQTRQAAHIGIDLNGQERVAELIGDGVLVATPAGSTAYNYSAHGPVLPLGSHTIALTPLAPYRPRRWRGAILKADTEVRFRVLDPYKRPVSVTADSHETRDVVEVTIRESKDRRVTLLFDPEHNLEDRILSEQFVF from the coding sequence ATGAGCGACACCCCCCGCATCGCTTTCCTGGCCAGCACCACCGAGCCCGCGCAGATGGCCCGCGCGGCGATGGTTTCGCGCTATGGCGACCACGCGCCGGAGCAGGCCGACGTGCTGTGCCCGCTGGGCGGCGACGGCTTCATGCTGCAGACCCTGCATCGGCATGGTCACCTGGGCAAGCCGGTGTTCGGCATGAAACTGGGTACCGTGGGCTTCCTGATGAACCAGTACCGCGGCGACGATGACGTACAGGCGCGCATCGCCCGTGCCGAGCCGGCCAACCTGCGGCCGCTGGAGATGGTGGCGCTGACCGAATCGGGCACCAGCACCGGTTCGCTGGCCTACAACGACGTGTCATTGCTGCGCCAGACCCGGCAGGCAGCGCATATCGGCATCGATCTCAACGGCCAGGAGCGCGTGGCCGAGCTGATCGGTGACGGTGTACTGGTGGCCACCCCGGCCGGCAGCACCGCCTACAACTATTCGGCGCATGGCCCGGTGCTGCCGCTGGGCTCGCATACCATCGCGCTGACGCCGTTGGCCCCGTACCGGCCGCGGCGCTGGCGCGGGGCGATCCTCAAGGCCGACACCGAGGTGCGCTTCCGCGTGCTTGATCCGTACAAGCGCCCGGTCAGCGTCACTGCCGACTCGCACGAGACCCGTGATGTGGTCGAAGTCACCATCCGCGAGTCCAAGGACCGGCGCGTGACCCTGCTGTTCGACCCGGAGCACAACCTGGAAGACCGGATCCTGAGCGAACAGTTCGTTTTTTGA
- a CDS encoding DUF2461 domain-containing protein, which produces MSTYFSDASFKFLRSLARHNDKAWFNDHRQQYEDHVRQPFLRLLGDLQPALTEVSEHFRADTRGVGGSLFRIHRDARFSNDKSPYKTWQGARLFHERRREVAAPSFYVHLQPGENFVGAGLWHPEPETQRRVRHFILDNPGSWKAAAHAPALRKRFDFEESEKLVRPPRGFPADFEFIDDLKHRNWVMWRSLDDATMTGPRLLSTLGKDLAALGPFVDYLCAALDLEF; this is translated from the coding sequence GTGAGCACATATTTTTCGGATGCCAGCTTCAAGTTCCTGCGCAGCTTGGCGCGGCACAACGACAAGGCGTGGTTCAACGATCATCGCCAGCAGTATGAAGACCATGTGCGGCAGCCGTTCCTGCGCCTGCTGGGCGACCTGCAGCCGGCACTGACCGAGGTCAGCGAGCACTTCCGCGCCGACACCCGCGGCGTCGGCGGTTCGCTGTTCCGCATCCATCGCGATGCGCGCTTTTCCAACGACAAGTCGCCGTACAAGACCTGGCAGGGTGCGCGCCTGTTCCATGAGCGCCGCCGCGAAGTGGCCGCGCCCTCGTTCTATGTGCACCTGCAGCCTGGCGAGAACTTCGTGGGTGCTGGCCTGTGGCATCCAGAGCCGGAAACCCAGCGCCGCGTGCGCCACTTCATCCTCGACAACCCCGGCAGCTGGAAAGCCGCCGCGCATGCACCGGCGCTGCGCAAGCGCTTCGACTTCGAGGAAAGCGAGAAGCTGGTTCGGCCGCCGCGCGGCTTCCCGGCCGACTTCGAGTTCATCGACGACCTGAAGCACCGCAACTGGGTGATGTGGCGCTCGCTGGACGATGCCACGATGACCGGCCCGCGCCTGCTGTCCACGCTGGGCAAGGACCTGGCCGCGCTCGGCCCGTTCGTCGACTATCTGTGCGCGGCGCTGGACCTGGAATTCTAG
- a CDS encoding FAD-dependent oxidoreductase, which translates to MIAHASRSLSIIGAGLAGSLLAILLSRQGWRITLYERRGDPRVADYESGRSINLALAERGRNALRQAGVEDEVMARAVMMRGRMVHPREGEPQLQRYGRDDSEVIWSIHRRDLNTTLLELAEQAGATVHFHRRLHTVDFDAGYARFIDDRDDSPHDIRFDTLIGADGAGSSLRAAMNRRAPLGEDIAFLDHSYKELEIPPAADGSFRIERNALHIWPRGHYMCIALPNHEGTFTVTLFLPNQGDPSFATVNTGAQAEALFAREFADTLPLIPDLRADWEQHPPGLLGTLTLERWHQQGRAVLIGDAAHAMVPFHGQGMNCAFEDCIALARHLTEADDLEGAFAAFEAERKPNARAIQQMALENYLEMRDRVADPAFLLQRELEQELQRRWPTRFVPHYTMVTFLHTPYAEALRRTDLQRGMLVAATTGHTTLDNIDWAALEAQIHAQLPVLEGAH; encoded by the coding sequence TTGATCGCACACGCATCCCGCTCGTTGAGCATTATCGGTGCCGGCCTCGCCGGGTCCCTGCTGGCCATCCTGCTGTCACGCCAGGGCTGGCGCATTACCCTGTACGAACGCCGCGGCGATCCGCGCGTGGCCGACTACGAGAGTGGCCGCTCGATCAACCTGGCGCTGGCCGAGCGTGGGCGCAACGCGCTGCGCCAGGCCGGCGTGGAAGACGAGGTGATGGCCCGCGCGGTGATGATGCGCGGGCGCATGGTGCACCCGCGCGAGGGCGAACCGCAGCTGCAGCGCTACGGCCGCGACGACAGCGAAGTGATCTGGTCGATCCATCGCAGGGATCTGAACACCACGCTGCTGGAGCTGGCCGAGCAGGCCGGCGCCACCGTGCACTTCCACCGCCGCCTGCACACCGTCGATTTCGATGCGGGTTACGCACGCTTCATCGATGACCGTGACGACAGCCCTCACGACATCCGTTTCGACACCCTGATCGGCGCCGACGGGGCCGGCTCGTCGCTGCGTGCGGCGATGAACCGGCGCGCACCGCTGGGCGAGGACATCGCCTTCCTCGACCATTCCTATAAGGAGTTGGAGATTCCGCCGGCCGCCGACGGCAGCTTCCGCATCGAGCGCAACGCACTACACATCTGGCCGCGCGGCCACTACATGTGCATCGCCCTGCCCAACCACGAAGGCACCTTCACCGTCACTCTGTTCCTGCCCAACCAGGGTGATCCCAGCTTCGCCACGGTCAACACCGGTGCACAGGCCGAGGCGCTGTTCGCACGCGAATTCGCCGACACCCTGCCGCTGATCCCCGACCTGCGCGCCGACTGGGAACAACACCCGCCGGGCCTGCTTGGCACGCTCACGCTGGAGCGCTGGCATCAGCAGGGCCGTGCCGTACTGATCGGCGACGCCGCACATGCGATGGTGCCGTTCCACGGCCAGGGCATGAATTGCGCGTTCGAGGACTGTATTGCGCTGGCCCGTCACCTGACGGAGGCCGACGACCTGGAAGGCGCGTTCGCCGCGTTCGAGGCCGAGCGCAAACCGAATGCCCGGGCGATCCAGCAGATGGCATTGGAAAACTACCTGGAAATGCGTGACCGCGTGGCCGATCCCGCCTTCCTGCTGCAGCGCGAGCTGGAACAGGAGCTGCAACGGCGCTGGCCGACGCGCTTCGTGCCGCACTACACCATGGTCACCTTCCTGCACACACCCTACGCCGAGGCGCTGCGCCGCACCGACCTGCAACGCGGGATGCTGGTGGCGGCAACCACCGGCCACACCACATTGGACAACATCGACTGGGCCGCACTGGAAGCGCAGATCCACGCGCAGCTGCCGGTCCTGGAGGGCGCGCACTGA
- the sbcB gene encoding exodeoxyribonuclease I encodes MADSFLFYDLETFGQDPRRTRISQYAAIRTDADLNEIDTPVSFFVRPADDLLPSPMATLVTGITPQQALAEGISEAEAFDRINEQLSRPGTCALGYNTLRFDDEFVRYGLFRNFHDPYEREWRNGNSRWDLLDMLRLMRAMRPEGIQWPLREDGATSFKLEHLAEANNVREGDAHEALSDVRATIGMARLFKQSQPRLWDYALKLRDKRFVGSLLDVAAMKPVLHISMRYPASRLCAAPVLPLSMHPTVNNRVIVFDLDGDIDDLLELPAEVIAQRLYMRASELPEGATRVPLKEVQLNKVPALIAWNHLRADDHARLGLDVAAIEAKAERLRAFAPQLAEKARQVYNQPRVANVADVDASLYDGFLGAGDKPLLALARTTAPEQLAALEGRFRDPRLPELLFRYRARNHPDSLAPDERQRWQDYRRQRLLGDGGLGELNLPQYQQQLDALAAEAPDDARRQDLLQSLRDWGQHLQETL; translated from the coding sequence ATGGCCGACAGCTTCCTGTTCTACGACCTGGAAACCTTCGGCCAGGACCCGCGGCGCACGCGCATCTCGCAGTACGCCGCGATTCGTACTGACGCCGACCTCAACGAAATAGACACGCCGGTCAGCTTTTTCGTGCGCCCGGCCGATGATCTGCTGCCCTCGCCGATGGCCACGCTGGTGACCGGTATTACTCCGCAGCAGGCACTGGCCGAAGGCATCAGCGAAGCCGAAGCCTTCGACCGCATCAACGAGCAGCTGTCGCGGCCGGGCACCTGCGCGCTGGGCTACAACACCCTGCGCTTCGACGATGAGTTCGTCCGCTACGGCCTGTTCCGCAATTTCCACGACCCGTACGAACGCGAGTGGCGCAACGGCAATTCACGCTGGGACCTGCTGGACATGCTGCGGCTGATGCGCGCCATGCGCCCGGAGGGTATCCAGTGGCCGCTGCGCGAGGATGGCGCCACCTCGTTCAAGCTCGAACACCTGGCCGAAGCCAACAACGTGCGCGAAGGCGATGCGCACGAAGCGCTGTCCGACGTGCGCGCCACCATCGGCATGGCGCGGCTGTTCAAGCAGTCGCAGCCACGCCTGTGGGACTACGCCCTGAAGCTGCGCGACAAGCGCTTCGTCGGCAGCCTGCTGGACGTGGCCGCGATGAAGCCGGTACTGCACATTTCCATGCGCTACCCGGCCAGCCGCCTGTGCGCGGCACCGGTGCTGCCGCTGTCGATGCATCCCACCGTCAACAACCGGGTAATCGTGTTCGACCTGGACGGTGACATCGACGACCTGCTGGAACTTCCGGCCGAGGTGATCGCGCAGCGCCTGTACATGCGTGCCAGCGAACTGCCCGAGGGCGCGACGCGGGTGCCGCTGAAGGAAGTACAACTGAACAAGGTGCCGGCGCTGATCGCCTGGAACCACCTGCGTGCCGATGACCATGCGCGTCTCGGCCTGGACGTGGCCGCGATCGAGGCCAAGGCCGAGCGCCTGCGTGCGTTCGCCCCACAGCTGGCCGAGAAGGCACGACAGGTCTACAACCAGCCGCGCGTGGCCAATGTGGCCGACGTCGATGCCTCGCTGTACGACGGCTTCCTGGGTGCCGGCGACAAGCCACTGCTGGCACTGGCGCGCACCACCGCGCCGGAGCAGCTGGCCGCGCTCGAAGGCCGTTTCCGCGACCCGCGGCTGCCGGAGCTGCTGTTCCGCTACCGTGCGCGCAACCATCCCGACAGCCTCGCACCGGATGAACGCCAGCGCTGGCAGGATTACCGCCGCCAGCGCCTGCTCGGAGACGGCGGCCTGGGCGAACTCAACCTGCCCCAGTACCAGCAGCAGCTGGATGCACTGGCTGCCGAAGCGCCCGATGACGCGCGGCGCCAGGATCTGCTGCAGTCACTGCGCGACTGGGGCCAGCACCTGCAGGAGACCCTGTGA
- a CDS encoding DUF2939 domain-containing protein encodes MKKLSALVVLLVLALAAWWFGGPYMTVHGLSKAIEQRDTARLERYVDFPRVRSSVRAQLNDYLVRQAGPDVAASPFGALLYGLGDQLGGAAVETLVTPTGIGAMLQGHVLWKRGRNELQGGDAFGPTEPARPLKHAEHHFEALDRFVIDVDRGPGQPPLKVVLEPQGLRWKVVDLQLGMSATQ; translated from the coding sequence ATGAAGAAGCTCAGCGCACTCGTGGTCCTGCTGGTCCTGGCACTGGCCGCCTGGTGGTTTGGCGGCCCGTACATGACCGTGCACGGCCTGTCCAAGGCCATCGAACAGCGTGACACCGCCCGATTGGAGCGCTACGTCGACTTCCCGCGGGTACGCAGCAGCGTGCGCGCCCAGCTCAACGACTACCTGGTGCGCCAGGCCGGTCCGGATGTGGCAGCCAGCCCCTTCGGCGCCCTGCTCTACGGGCTGGGCGACCAGCTGGGCGGTGCGGCGGTGGAGACGCTGGTAACTCCGACTGGCATCGGCGCGATGCTGCAGGGCCATGTGCTGTGGAAGCGTGGCCGCAATGAACTGCAGGGAGGCGATGCATTCGGTCCGACCGAACCGGCGCGGCCGCTGAAGCATGCCGAGCACCATTTCGAAGCACTGGACCGCTTCGTGATCGACGTTGATCGTGGCCCGGGCCAGCCGCCGCTGAAGGTGGTGCTGGAACCGCAGGGCCTGCGCTGGAAGGTGGTGGACCTGCAGCTGGGGATGTCGGCCACCCAATAA
- a CDS encoding NAD-glutamate dehydrogenase: MKPQKTAAKTVKNKTKPAESEVAVTAGFSLEPVYTALRKRYPAAAQAEAVAFATDFYKRMEADEFPHHSAEEWAALAAETLEFARARKAGKANVRVFNPTAKVNGWESPHTVLQIVNDDMPFLVDTVTMSLAEQGVGVHVLGHPVLRFTRDKAGKLVKVGDGQLESVMLLEIDRQPAEAMAAIEQAINKALDEVRAIVRDWQPMQDKALALADDLGSRQLPVDDASRKEAQEFLRWAADNHFTFFGYREYRVEKQGKEDVLAPLNDTGLGLMRGKDKSAARPVKTLAAQGLNTTSGLKDALILTKTNARSRVHRAGYMDYIGVLEFDAKGKIIGEQRFLGLFTSSAYNRRPWEIPLVRQRYEHVMKQSGLAGSSHSGKALRHILETLPREELFQSSEDELFRTAMGVLGLQERVRSRLFLRRDKYSRFISALVYLPRERFNTDVRLRIEAMLKEALHGEYVDSSVVLGESPLAQVHLIVRPKPGQMLDVDTAELEQKLAQVLRNWQDDLREALVTRHGEAEGLRIAARIGKALPAGYIEDNSTAVAANDVSQLDALTGPDDLRLSLQAVPRESGDGLRLKLYRQLDDIPLSDALPMMENMGLRVIAERPYRLSVDNAPVYVQDFEVESTAGAIDAASVDEAFGETFARVWHGDAENDAFNRLVLAAGLHWRQVAMLRGYCKYLLQTGVPFSQAYVEGTFTRYPLLARLLVELFEARFDPATGHESKDDIAAGQAQLKAHLDVLAAGDEATLKVLKTVVDARKGDRDAQMQAARDALLKLMDRVSSLDEDRILRSFMGVIDATLRTSYYQTDANGQHGHVISFKFDSALVPDLPKPRPYREIFVYGPRVEGTHLRFGAVARGGLRWSDRREDFRTEVLGLVKAQMVKNTVIVPVGAKGGFFAKMPPVNGDRDAIFANGVACYKLFIQGLLDITDNIVNNKIVPPVDVVRHDMDDPYLVVAADKGTATFSDIANGLAIAHGFWMGDAFASGGSVGYDHKGMGITARGAWESVKRHFRALGRDSQSQDFTAVGVGDMSGDVFGNGMLLSRHIRLLAAFDHRHIFLDPNPDAATTFVERERLFTVPRSSWADYDAKLISKGGGVYPRSLKSIEITPQVRDVLGLDESVKALSPNDLMSAILKAPVDLLWNGGIGTYVKAASEQHSDVGDRANNALRVNGGELRCKVVGEGGNLGMTQLGRIEAAQAGVLLNTDFIDNSAGVDTSDHEVNIKILLNDVVRAKKLTVEQRNKLLASMTDEVAALVLNDNYRQNQALSLMERMAVKRLGSKQHFIRTLEQQGLLDRQIEFLPSDAELSQRKARGQGLTRPELSVLLSYSKLVAFAQLLDSDIPEDPYLSKELQRYFPTPLQKKYADAMERHRLKREIIATAVTNQTINRMGATFLMRMQEDTGRSIAEVAKAYTISRETLDARALWAQIDALDGTLPESVQIDALEVIWKLQRSFVRWLLSRPGPMPGITEAVNRYQGPFNDIRVASGVLPDSQRPTYEALVAEWKEKGLPSALAQQLAELHFLEPAFDIIELARTRKLKPVDVSKIHFRLGDALQLPWLFEQIDALEVNGRWHAVARGVLRDELAAHHRSLAGQALGTKGSTAEAKVAAWIGRDDSSLRFTLAMLAELAEQKTLDYPTVSVAVQRLGQLAAHGA, translated from the coding sequence ATGAAACCGCAAAAGACCGCAGCCAAGACCGTGAAAAACAAGACCAAACCAGCAGAGTCGGAGGTCGCAGTGACCGCTGGTTTCTCCCTGGAGCCGGTGTACACGGCTTTGCGCAAGCGCTACCCGGCGGCCGCACAGGCCGAAGCAGTGGCCTTCGCCACTGATTTCTACAAGCGCATGGAGGCGGACGAGTTCCCGCACCACAGCGCTGAAGAGTGGGCCGCGCTCGCGGCTGAGACGCTGGAGTTCGCCCGTGCCCGCAAGGCCGGCAAGGCCAACGTCCGCGTGTTCAATCCGACTGCCAAGGTCAACGGTTGGGAATCGCCGCACACCGTGCTGCAGATCGTCAACGACGACATGCCGTTCCTGGTCGACACCGTCACCATGTCGCTGGCCGAACAGGGCGTCGGCGTCCACGTGCTGGGCCACCCGGTGCTGCGCTTCACCCGCGACAAGGCCGGCAAGCTGGTCAAGGTCGGTGACGGCCAGCTGGAATCGGTGATGCTGCTGGAGATCGACCGCCAGCCGGCCGAGGCCATGGCCGCCATCGAGCAGGCGATCAACAAGGCGCTGGATGAAGTGCGTGCGATCGTGCGCGACTGGCAGCCGATGCAGGACAAGGCGCTGGCGCTGGCCGACGACCTTGGCAGCCGCCAGCTGCCGGTCGACGATGCCTCGCGCAAGGAAGCGCAGGAATTCCTGCGCTGGGCCGCTGATAACCACTTCACCTTCTTCGGCTACCGCGAGTACCGCGTCGAGAAGCAGGGCAAGGAAGACGTGCTGGCGCCGCTGAACGACACCGGCCTGGGCCTGATGCGCGGCAAGGACAAGTCTGCCGCACGTCCGGTCAAGACCCTGGCCGCGCAGGGCCTGAACACCACGTCCGGGCTGAAGGACGCGCTGATCCTGACCAAGACCAATGCCCGTTCGCGCGTGCACCGCGCCGGTTATATGGACTATATCGGCGTGCTGGAATTCGACGCCAAGGGCAAGATCATCGGCGAGCAGCGCTTCCTCGGCCTGTTCACCTCCAGCGCCTACAACCGTCGCCCGTGGGAAATTCCGCTGGTGCGCCAGCGCTACGAACACGTGATGAAGCAGTCCGGCCTGGCCGGCTCGAGCCACAGCGGCAAGGCGCTGCGCCATATCCTGGAAACCCTGCCGCGCGAAGAACTGTTCCAGTCCAGCGAGGACGAACTGTTCCGCACCGCAATGGGCGTGCTGGGCCTGCAGGAGCGCGTGCGCAGCCGCCTGTTCCTGCGCCGTGACAAGTACAGCCGTTTCATTTCCGCGCTGGTCTACCTGCCGCGCGAGCGTTTCAACACCGACGTGCGCCTGCGCATCGAAGCGATGCTGAAGGAAGCGCTGCACGGTGAGTACGTGGACAGCTCGGTGGTGCTGGGCGAATCGCCGCTGGCCCAGGTGCACCTGATCGTGCGCCCGAAGCCGGGCCAGATGCTCGACGTCGATACCGCCGAACTGGAGCAGAAGCTGGCCCAGGTGCTGCGCAACTGGCAGGACGATCTGCGCGAAGCGCTGGTTACCCGCCATGGTGAAGCCGAAGGCCTGCGTATCGCTGCGCGTATCGGCAAGGCGCTGCCGGCCGGTTACATCGAAGACAACAGCACCGCTGTTGCCGCCAACGATGTCAGCCAGCTCGATGCTCTGACCGGCCCGGACGACCTGCGCCTGAGCCTGCAGGCGGTGCCGCGTGAATCCGGTGATGGCCTGCGCCTGAAATTGTATCGCCAGCTGGATGACATCCCGCTGTCGGACGCGCTGCCGATGATGGAAAACATGGGCCTGCGCGTGATCGCCGAGCGTCCTTACCGCCTGTCGGTGGACAACGCGCCGGTGTACGTGCAGGACTTCGAGGTCGAATCGACCGCTGGTGCGATCGATGCCGCCAGCGTCGATGAAGCCTTCGGCGAGACCTTCGCCCGCGTCTGGCACGGCGATGCCGAGAACGATGCGTTCAACCGCCTGGTGCTGGCTGCCGGCCTGCACTGGCGCCAGGTCGCCATGCTGCGTGGCTACTGCAAGTACCTGCTGCAGACCGGCGTGCCGTTCTCGCAGGCCTACGTGGAAGGCACCTTCACCCGTTACCCGCTGCTGGCACGCCTGCTGGTGGAGCTGTTCGAAGCCCGCTTCGATCCGGCCACCGGCCACGAAAGCAAGGACGACATCGCCGCCGGCCAGGCCCAGCTGAAGGCACACCTGGATGTGCTGGCTGCAGGTGACGAGGCCACGCTGAAGGTGCTCAAGACCGTGGTCGATGCCCGCAAGGGTGACCGCGATGCGCAGATGCAGGCCGCGCGCGATGCGCTGCTGAAGCTGATGGACCGCGTGTCGAGCCTGGACGAGGACCGCATCCTGCGCTCGTTCATGGGCGTGATCGATGCGACCCTGCGTACCAGCTACTACCAGACCGATGCCAATGGCCAGCACGGCCATGTCATCAGCTTCAAGTTCGATTCGGCGCTGGTGCCGGACCTGCCCAAGCCGCGTCCGTACCGCGAAATCTTCGTGTACGGCCCGCGCGTGGAAGGTACCCACCTGCGCTTTGGTGCGGTGGCCCGTGGTGGCCTGCGCTGGTCGGATCGTCGCGAAGACTTCCGCACCGAGGTGCTGGGCCTGGTCAAGGCGCAGATGGTCAAGAACACCGTCATCGTGCCGGTCGGCGCGAAGGGCGGCTTCTTCGCCAAGATGCCGCCGGTGAACGGCGATCGCGATGCGATCTTCGCCAACGGCGTGGCCTGCTACAAGCTGTTCATCCAGGGCCTGCTGGACATCACCGACAACATCGTCAACAACAAGATCGTGCCGCCGGTGGATGTGGTCCGTCACGACATGGACGATCCGTACCTGGTGGTGGCCGCCGACAAGGGCACCGCGACCTTCTCCGACATCGCCAACGGCCTGGCCATCGCGCACGGCTTCTGGATGGGCGATGCCTTCGCCTCCGGTGGTTCGGTCGGTTACGACCACAAGGGCATGGGCATCACCGCTCGCGGTGCGTGGGAGTCGGTCAAGCGCCACTTCCGTGCGCTGGGCCGTGACAGCCAGAGCCAGGACTTCACTGCGGTCGGCGTCGGCGACATGTCCGGCGACGTGTTCGGCAACGGCATGCTGCTGTCGCGCCACATCCGCCTGCTGGCTGCGTTCGACCACCGCCACATCTTCCTGGACCCGAACCCGGATGCGGCCACCACGTTCGTCGAGCGTGAGCGCCTGTTCACCGTGCCGCGTTCGAGTTGGGCGGACTACGATGCCAAGCTGATCAGCAAGGGCGGCGGCGTGTACCCGCGCAGCCTGAAGTCGATCGAGATCACCCCGCAGGTGCGTGACGTGCTGGGCCTGGACGAGAGTGTCAAGGCGCTGTCGCCGAACGATCTGATGAGCGCGATCCTGAAGGCGCCGGTCGACCTGCTGTGGAACGGCGGCATCGGTACCTACGTCAAGGCGGCCAGCGAGCAGCACAGCGATGTCGGCGACCGTGCCAACAACGCACTGCGCGTGAACGGTGGTGAGCTGCGCTGCAAGGTGGTGGGCGAGGGCGGCAACCTGGGCATGACCCAGCTTGGCCGCATCGAAGCTGCCCAGGCCGGCGTGCTGCTCAACACCGACTTCATCGACAATTCGGCCGGTGTGGATACCTCCGACCATGAAGTTAACATCAAGATCCTGCTCAACGATGTGGTGCGGGCAAAGAAGCTGACCGTTGAACAGCGCAACAAGCTGCTGGCGTCGATGACCGACGAAGTGGCCGCGCTGGTGCTCAACGACAACTACCGCCAGAACCAGGCCCTGAGCCTGATGGAACGGATGGCGGTCAAGCGCCTGGGTTCCAAGCAGCACTTCATCCGTACCCTGGAACAGCAGGGCCTGCTCGATCGCCAGATCGAGTTCCTGCCGTCCGATGCCGAGTTGTCCCAGCGCAAGGCGCGCGGCCAGGGCCTGACCCGTCCGGAACTGTCGGTGCTGCTGTCCTATTCCAAGCTGGTGGCGTTTGCCCAGCTGCTGGATTCGGACATCCCGGAAGATCCGTACCTGTCCAAGGAACTGCAGCGCTACTTCCCGACGCCGCTGCAGAAGAAGTACGCCGATGCGATGGAGCGTCACCGCCTGAAGCGCGAAATCATCGCCACGGCCGTGACCAACCAGACCATCAACCGCATGGGCGCCACCTTCCTGATGCGCATGCAGGAAGACACCGGCCGTTCCATCGCCGAGGTCGCCAAGGCCTACACCATCAGCCGCGAAACGCTGGACGCGCGCGCGCTGTGGGCACAGATCGACGCCCTCGACGGCACCCTGCCGGAGTCGGTGCAGATCGATGCGCTGGAAGTGATCTGGAAGCTGCAGCGTTCGTTCGTGCGCTGGCTGCTGTCGCGCCCGGGCCCGATGCCGGGCATCACCGAGGCGGTCAACCGCTACCAGGGTCCGTTCAACGACATCCGCGTTGCTTCGGGTGTGCTGCCGGATTCGCAGCGTCCGACCTACGAAGCCCTTGTGGCCGAGTGGAAGGAAAAGGGCCTGCCGTCTGCGCTGGCGCAGCAGCTGGCCGAGCTGCACTTCCTGGAGCCGGCGTTCGACATCATCGAACTGGCCCGTACCCGCAAGCTGAAGCCTGTGGATGTGTCCAAGATTCACTTCCGCCTGGGCGATGCGCTGCAGCTGCCGTGGCTGTTCGAGCAGATCGACGCGCTGGAGGTCAATGGCCGTTGGCACGCGGTGGCACGTGGCGTGCTGCGCGACGAGCTGGCTGCGCACCACCGCAGCCTGGCCGGCCAGGCACTGGGCACCAAGGGCAGCACCGCTGAAGCCAAGGTGGCCGCGTGGATCGGTCGTGACGACAGCAGCCTGCGCTTCACCCTGGCGATGCTGGCCGAACTGGCTGAGCAGAAGACCCTGGATTATCCGACCGTCTCGGTCGCGGTGCAGCGCCTGGGCCAACTGGCTGCACATGGTGCGTAA
- a CDS encoding 5'-nucleotidase, translated as MGDNSPRLLTVAVTSRALFDLEESHALFESDGVAAYAEFQRQHEDDILGPGVAFPVVRKLLALNQGASPENPRVEVILLSRNSADTGLRIFNSIQHYGLGIIRATFTAGEPTWPYVKPFGTDLFLSANPESVRSALRHGIAAATILPKPPGETAAAAADQIDITRPAGQLRIAFDGDAVIFGDESERISREQGVEAFGRHERERAREPLSGGPFRGFLSALHTLQEVFPAGDSAPIRTALVTARSAPAHERVIRTLREWGVRLDEALFLGGRHKGPFLQAFGADIFFDDSQHNIDSAREHVAAGHVPHGVANEG; from the coding sequence ATGGGCGACAACTCCCCCCGTTTGCTGACCGTCGCGGTGACCTCGCGCGCCCTGTTCGACCTCGAGGAAAGCCACGCGCTGTTCGAGAGCGATGGCGTGGCGGCCTATGCCGAGTTCCAGCGCCAGCACGAGGACGACATCCTCGGTCCCGGCGTGGCGTTCCCGGTGGTGCGCAAGCTGCTGGCGCTGAACCAGGGCGCCAGCCCCGAGAACCCTCGGGTCGAGGTGATCCTGCTGTCGCGCAACTCGGCCGATACCGGCCTGCGCATCTTCAACTCGATCCAGCACTACGGCCTGGGCATCATCCGTGCGACGTTCACCGCCGGCGAGCCGACCTGGCCGTACGTGAAGCCGTTCGGCACCGACCTGTTCCTGTCGGCCAACCCGGAATCGGTGCGCAGCGCGCTGCGCCATGGGATCGCTGCGGCCACCATCCTGCCCAAACCGCCGGGCGAAACTGCAGCCGCGGCCGCCGACCAGATCGATATCACACGGCCGGCCGGGCAGCTGCGCATCGCCTTCGATGGCGATGCGGTGATCTTCGGTGACGAGAGTGAGCGCATTTCGCGCGAGCAGGGCGTGGAAGCCTTTGGTCGCCATGAGCGGGAGCGTGCGCGCGAGCCGCTCAGCGGCGGGCCGTTCCGCGGTTTCCTGTCGGCCCTGCATACGCTGCAGGAAGTGTTCCCGGCGGGTGATAGTGCGCCGATCCGTACCGCGCTGGTGACCGCGCGCTCGGCACCTGCGCACGAACGGGTGATCCGCACCCTGCGCGAATGGGGTGTGCGCCTGGACGAGGCCCTGTTCCTCGGCGGCCGCCACAAGGGCCCGTTCCTGCAGGCTTTTGGTGCCGACATCTTCTTCGATGATTCGCAGCACAACATCGACAGTGCCCGCGAGCATGTGGCGGCTGGCCACGTGCCGCACGGCGTCGCCAACGAAGGCTGA